Genomic window (Streptomyces liliiviolaceus):
TGCTGTCGCTCCGCGTTGGTCAGGACGAGATAGGAGCCTGATTCGTCGTCGAACGGGTTGTTCACGGGATGGTCCTTTCAAGGTGGTGTCACAGGTGGGTGCGCGGCTCAAGGTGGTGTCACAGGTGGGTGCGGCGGGCCCGCGCGGGGGTCGCTCGGGGGGTCAGAGCCAGCCGAGTCGGGCGGCCTTGACCCCGGCCTCGAAGCGGCTGCGGGCGCCCAGGCGCTCCATCAGGGCCGCCATCATGCGTCGGGCGGTGCGGTGCGAGACGTGCAGCCGGCCGGCCGCGGCGGCATCGGTGCACCCTTCGGCGACCAGCCTGAGCAGCGCCAGTTCCTTGCCGTTCAGGGCGTCGTCCGCCGCGGGCCGTCCGGCGTCCGGCGGGGTGGCCGACGACCAGATCTGTTCGAACAGGGCGAGCAGGGGTGCGACGAGGCCGGGGTCGGTGACCTGGAGCGCGCCCGCCGTCGTGTTCCGCGGGTCGAGGGGGACCAGTGCGACGGAACCGTCGAACAGGACCATCCTCGGCAGCGGCGCCCCGGAGCGGCGGAACCGGCCCCCGTTGCCGGTCAGCCAGTGCACGTGCGCCATCGTCGCGGCGTCGTAGGAGCCGGTGTCCGTGCCGACGGTCCGGATCGACACCGAGCGGCTCAGCAGCGCCGCGTCGTTGCGGCGGGCCGCCATGAGTTCAGGCGCCGACAGCGCGCCACCGGGCCGGAGCGTCAGCACCTCGCGGGTGGCCTCGCCCGTCAGCCGGTCCACCCGGCACTGCACCTCGTCCATCCCCAGCAGCCGTTCGACCTGTTCGGCCCTGCCCGACCGGCCGGAGGCGTCGGACATCAGCAGGCGGACGACCTCGGCGTGGGTCTCGGCGATCCGCCGCTGCCGGCGCATCAGCTCCTCGTGCTGGCCGGCCAGCGACTGCTGCAGGCTCAGGACCGGGTCCACCACCGCGTAGCGGCCGGGCACCTCGAACGAGGGCCGCAGCAGGCCGAGTTCGAGCAGCCGGTCCAGGCAGGCGCGGACCAGGTCCGGCGCGACGGCCAGCCGGTCGGCGATCTCCTCGGCGACCGGGGGCGGCGAACCGCGCATCTCCCGGTACACCGCTTCTTCCAGCTGTTCCAGTCCGAACATGGTGAGCATGAGGTCCGTCTCCCAGGTGTGTCGGTGAACGCCCGCTGTCAGCGGGATGCGGCGGGCCGCAGCGCCGGCCGGGCGGGCCGGGCCGTCGCGAGGTACACGGCGACCCCGGCCACGGTCGGGGCCCGGAAGAGTTCGCGGACCGGCAGTTCCAGCCCCAGGGTCGAGCGCACCCGGGAGATCAGCTGGGTGGCCAGCAGCGAATGCCCGCCCAGGGCGAAGAAGTTGCCGTCGACCTCGACCGAGTCCAGGCCGAGCACCTGGGCGAACAGCCCGCTGAGCACTTCTTCGGTCGCCGTACGCGGCCCGGTGCCGGCCGGTGCCGCGGCCCGCGGCGGAGCCGGGCGCGCGGTGCCGTCACCGGAGTCGTCGGCGGAGATGCCGACGGAGATGCCGACGGAGATGTCTGCGGAGACGTCACCGGACCGCCGGTCATCGGATCGCCCGTCCCGGACAGGTGGTACGTCGAACTCGGCGAGCGGCCGTCGCGGGTCCTCGGCCGCCTGGGTGAGCAGCCGGCGCAGGCCGTCCGCGAGCCGTTCGCCCGTCGAGGCGTCGAACAGCGCGGTCGAGTACATCAGGGCCCCGGTCAGTCCGGCCGGTGCTCCGTCCTGGTCGAGCCGCTCCTCCACGTCGACGACCAGGTCGAACTTCGCGGTGGTCGACGGGACCGGCCAGTCGGACGCCCGCAGCCCGGGGAACCGCGGACCGGCGCCCGCGTGCTGGAGCTGGACCATGATCTGGAAGAGCGGGTGGCGGCCGGGCGAGCGCGGTGGGTTCAGCTCTTCCACCAGCCGCTCGAACGGGACGTCCTGGTGCTCGTAGGCCGCCAGGTCGGTGGCCCGGACCCGGGCGAGCAGTTCCGCGAAGCTCGGGTCCGCCGAGAGGTCGGTGCGCAGGACCACCGTGTTGACGAAGAACCCGACGACGTCGTCGACGGCGTCGTCCGTGCGGCCGGCCACCGGGGTGCCGATCGGGATGTCCTCCCCCGCGCCCAGCCTGCCGAGCAGGGCGGCGCACGCGGCCTGGAGCACCATGAA
Coding sequences:
- a CDS encoding helix-turn-helix transcriptional regulator, translated to MLTMFGLEQLEEAVYREMRGSPPPVAEEIADRLAVAPDLVRACLDRLLELGLLRPSFEVPGRYAVVDPVLSLQQSLAGQHEELMRRQRRIAETHAEVVRLLMSDASGRSGRAEQVERLLGMDEVQCRVDRLTGEATREVLTLRPGGALSAPELMAARRNDAALLSRSVSIRTVGTDTGSYDAATMAHVHWLTGNGGRFRRSGAPLPRMVLFDGSVALVPLDPRNTTAGALQVTDPGLVAPLLALFEQIWSSATPPDAGRPAADDALNGKELALLRLVAEGCTDAAAAGRLHVSHRTARRMMAALMERLGARSRFEAGVKAARLGWL